The region AGTTGCACCGGTTATCTTACTTTTTGGATTTAACAATTCTGACGGATCGTAAAGTGAGCCGCAATTCTCACACTCATCACTTCTTGCTTCGATGTAGCCGCATTTAGGGCAAGTGCCTTCAACATAACGATCAGGCAAAAACATATTTGCTTTTTCATCAAAGAACTGAAGCGATTTTCTTTCAACAAACAATCCGCGGTTATAAAAATTTAAAAAGAATTCCTTTGCTGTCTCGTGATGAATTGGCAGGCTCGTCCGTGAATAATTGTCAAAACTCATCCCAAACTGTTCAAAAGCTTTCTTATTAGCTTCATGGTAACGGTCTATAATTATCTTAGGTGAAACTTTTTCTTTATCTGCACTAATTGTAATCGGAACACCATGTTCATCAGAGCCGCAAATATAAATTATATCGTCGCCGTTTAATCTTTTATATCTTACATAAATATCTGCCGGAAGATATGCGCCGCTCAAATGCCCAAGATGAATCTTTCCGTTTGCATAAGGCAGAGCAGATGTTACAATTATCTTTTCTTTAGCCACATTCAAAACCGCAAATGTTGATCGAATTGTTAATTTATAATTTTCAGGTGGAAAATATAAGAAAATTGTTGACTAAAATGGATAAAATTTAATGCTTCCTCACATCTTTGATGGGTAACAAAACGTTGTTTATTTTTGTTTACATCATAATTCTAAAGGTTTCTTATGAAAAAGTTTTTTCTGCTTATTTGTATTTCTTTTTTCTCCACCTCAATTCTCTTCTCTCAAACTACTCCAAAGTTTGTAACCGATTCACTTGATAATTATGTTTTACGTGGAATGAATAACTGGCAAATACCCGGAATCGCAGTTTTAATTGTTAAAGATGGAAAAATTGTTGTTTCAAAAGCTTATGGTGTTAAAGAGCTCGGGAAGAATGAATTGGTTGATGAGAACACTTTATTTTTAATTGGATCGAACACAAAAGCTTTTACAGGAACTGCATTGGCATTACTTGAGCAGGAAGGGAAATTAAAACTTGATGATAAAGTAATTACATATCTTCCTGACTTTAAAATGAAAGACCCTTGGATTACCAAAGATTTAACTCTTACAGATATTGTTACTCATAGAATGGGATATGAAACCTTTCAGGGAGATTTTATGTTCTGGGCTTCTGATTTAACAGCCGATGAAGTGATTGAAAAACTTGGCAGCACTACTCCCAAATATGATTTTAGAACTAAATATGGTTATACAAATGCCGGATATGCAATTGCAGGAAAAGTAATAAAAAAAGTATCCGGATTATCCTGGTCTGATTTTCTTAAAGAAAAAATCTTTAGTCCATTAAAGATGAACCGAACCGTTGCGTTGTCTGTTGATTTCAGTAAATCAGATAATGTTGCAAAACCACATACTATGTCAAATGATCAGATAACAGTTCTGCCTTTTGAATACATTGATAATATGGCTCCTTGCGGAAGTATTGGTTCATCTGTTTCGGATTTGAGTCATTGGCTTATTGCTCAGTTAGACAGCGGCAGATTTGATGGCGAAACAAAAATTCCTTTTGAAGTAATCAAACGAACTAGAAAACCCGAAACAATTATCGGAAGAGCAAGAAGACTTTATAACGAAGGTCATTTTAATTTGTACGGCTTGGGCTGGGCATTAACAGACTATGAAGGTACAGAGATTG is a window of Ignavibacterium sp. DNA encoding:
- a CDS encoding serine hydrolase yields the protein MKKFFLLICISFFSTSILFSQTTPKFVTDSLDNYVLRGMNNWQIPGIAVLIVKDGKIVVSKAYGVKELGKNELVDENTLFLIGSNTKAFTGTALALLEQEGKLKLDDKVITYLPDFKMKDPWITKDLTLTDIVTHRMGYETFQGDFMFWASDLTADEVIEKLGSTTPKYDFRTKYGYTNAGYAIAGKVIKKVSGLSWSDFLKEKIFSPLKMNRTVALSVDFSKSDNVAKPHTMSNDQITVLPFEYIDNMAPCGSIGSSVSDLSHWLIAQLDSGRFDGETKIPFEVIKRTRKPETIIGRARRLYNEGHFNLYGLGWALTDYEGTEIVSHTGAVNGFLSSVTLLPEENLGIAVLTNSDANSLFEMLKWEIIDSYLGLPYRNYDEIGFKRSSAREKQTSGMITQWQDSVKLNIKPQIPLSDFAGKYKHDVYGFAELELNGNSLLLKLEHHSKLTAKLEYIGSNRFLCTYSNPTYGIKVFPFEIENGKIKSFTLFVTEGLDFQPYKFVKQ